In Enterobacter sp. 638, a single window of DNA contains:
- a CDS encoding phage tail tape measure protein, with product MAEFELKALITGVDKLSPALSRMQKNIRGFKRQTEEAAKGGLALAGGLAAGLTISLKAYADQENAATGLKVAMMQANGEVGKTFENINKLAVGLGNQLPGTTADFQNMMQMLVRQGIPAENILGGVGKATAYLAVQLKKTPEAAAEFAAKMQDATGTASDDMMGLFDTIQKAFYLGVDDTNMLSFFTKTSSVLKMVNKDGLKAAQGLAPISVMMDQMGMQGESAGNAMRKVIQSGLNVKKVNGVNKVLERQKLGVNLDFTDGKGSFGGLDNLFKQLSKLRKLTDVKRTGVLKELFGDDAETLQVVNALIDKGKDGYDQVQQKMNQQASLNKRVEAQLGTLTNLWEAMTGTATNGLAAIGSAFSGDTKNLTIWLGDLGERFTNFADQNPRVIRSVAGLVAGLAVLKLSIMGVGQAITLASRLAAMTPLGMILTGIALAAGLIISNWDAVGPYFKSFWDTVSPYFTMGWELFKTVFGWTPLGLIINNWGPVVKWFQDMWEKLKPIIEWFTDGASETVAAANAAQWGAGGYGAYGAGVASSGYNPYQIKQSGQSQPQGTLTVQFKDAPPGMRVTDTKASGIDVNHDVGYTRIGRTGMGG from the coding sequence ATGGCTGAGTTTGAACTGAAAGCGCTCATTACCGGCGTTGATAAGCTTTCTCCTGCTTTGTCACGGATGCAGAAAAACATTCGTGGCTTCAAACGCCAGACCGAAGAAGCGGCGAAAGGAGGGCTTGCGCTGGCGGGTGGTCTGGCTGCGGGGCTGACAATATCCCTGAAAGCCTACGCAGACCAGGAGAACGCGGCGACAGGGCTGAAAGTCGCGATGATGCAGGCTAACGGGGAAGTTGGCAAAACGTTCGAGAACATCAATAAACTTGCTGTTGGTCTTGGCAATCAGTTACCCGGCACTACTGCTGACTTTCAGAACATGATGCAGATGCTGGTCCGCCAGGGTATTCCGGCAGAAAACATCCTTGGTGGTGTGGGTAAAGCAACGGCTTACCTGGCAGTGCAACTTAAAAAGACGCCTGAAGCGGCGGCTGAGTTCGCGGCGAAAATGCAGGATGCTACAGGTACGGCATCCGATGACATGATGGGCCTCTTCGATACCATCCAGAAGGCGTTCTATCTTGGTGTTGACGACACCAATATGCTGTCGTTCTTCACTAAAACCAGTTCCGTTCTGAAGATGGTTAATAAGGATGGTTTAAAGGCCGCGCAGGGACTCGCACCGATCAGCGTCATGATGGATCAGATGGGTATGCAGGGCGAGTCAGCCGGTAATGCCATGCGAAAAGTTATCCAGTCGGGTCTTAATGTCAAAAAAGTTAACGGGGTAAACAAAGTTCTTGAGCGGCAAAAGCTTGGAGTAAACCTCGATTTTACTGACGGGAAAGGGAGTTTTGGCGGACTGGATAATCTCTTCAAGCAGCTTTCCAAACTGCGAAAACTCACCGACGTTAAACGAACCGGTGTACTTAAAGAGTTGTTTGGTGATGATGCCGAAACCCTGCAAGTGGTGAATGCCCTGATCGACAAAGGCAAGGATGGTTACGACCAGGTTCAGCAGAAAATGAACCAGCAGGCCAGCCTGAATAAGCGTGTTGAAGCACAGCTCGGCACGCTGACCAACCTCTGGGAAGCCATGACGGGCACTGCGACCAACGGCCTCGCCGCTATCGGTAGTGCATTTTCAGGTGATACCAAAAATTTGACGATATGGCTCGGTGATTTGGGTGAGCGTTTCACGAACTTTGCTGATCAAAACCCACGCGTTATTCGCAGCGTAGCGGGTCTGGTGGCGGGTCTGGCCGTACTGAAGCTGAGCATCATGGGTGTCGGTCAGGCTATCACCCTTGCCAGCAGGCTGGCGGCAATGACTCCGCTTGGGATGATCCTTACGGGGATCGCGCTGGCGGCAGGCCTGATTATTTCTAACTGGGATGCCGTGGGTCCTTATTTCAAATCGTTCTGGGATACCGTCTCGCCTTATTTCACAATGGGATGGGAGTTGTTCAAGACCGTGTTTGGATGGACACCGCTCGGACTCATTATTAATAACTGGGGGCCAGTGGTTAAGTGGTTCCAGGATATGTGGGAAAAACTCAAACCTATCATTGAATGGTTTACCGATGGAGCAAGTGAGACTGTCGCTGCCGCGAACGCTGCACAGTGGGGCGCGGGTGGATACGGGGCTTATGGCGCTGGCGTTGCGAGTTCTGGTTATAACCCATACCAGATTAAACAGAGTGGGCAGTCGCAGCCGCAGGGAACGCTAACTGTTCAGTTTAAGGACGCACCGCCTGGAATGAGAGTGACCGATACGAAAGCATCAGGCATCGATGTTAACCACGATGTTGGTTATACCCGGATAGGGCGTACTGGTATGGGCGGTTGA
- a CDS encoding DNA circularization N-terminal domain-containing protein codes for MTWKDRLQDASFRGVPFKVESEGAPVGRRVETHEYPNRDKPYTEDLGKVTFRPDITAYVVGDDCFEQRDRLIEALNKPGPGTLIHPTYGELSVCVNGEIKVGTTSSEGRMVRFDLLFVEAGELSYPTAGAATANTLVSSCSALDDCISDNFDQFGMEGMPDFVQNGVIDDAKGMLGYVSDKMAMVDSGISAAARLLQGDISVLLPPPSSGKGFIEQLQTMWRAGNRLSGNASDLYTMIKNFSGITLGSDLAPRGVWKTDSKSTRNRTQQSNVVSSAIRTTAISEAAYTVTNLPTASTPSRNVSQQAVGWPSVTHPALNNAPDETASVDVPSWDELVDIRDTLNTAIDKELSRTTDDRLFLALRRVKSDLNNDIKTRLVQTQKTVERTPDDVLPALVLAANWFDDASRESDIVRRNAVAHPGFVPVSPLRVPVR; via the coding sequence ATGACGTGGAAAGACAGGCTTCAGGATGCGTCATTCCGTGGCGTACCGTTTAAGGTCGAAAGTGAAGGTGCGCCAGTTGGTCGTCGCGTTGAAACGCACGAGTATCCGAACCGCGACAAACCCTACACTGAGGATCTCGGCAAGGTCACCTTCCGACCAGACATCACCGCCTATGTTGTCGGTGATGACTGTTTCGAACAGCGTGACAGGCTGATTGAAGCACTCAATAAACCGGGGCCAGGAACGCTTATTCACCCGACCTATGGCGAGTTAAGCGTTTGTGTAAATGGTGAGATTAAAGTCGGCACGACGAGCAGTGAAGGGCGCATGGTGCGCTTTGATCTGCTGTTCGTCGAAGCGGGTGAGCTTTCCTATCCCACTGCTGGCGCGGCCACGGCGAATACGCTGGTATCGTCCTGCTCCGCTTTAGATGACTGTATCAGCGATAACTTTGACCAGTTTGGCATGGAAGGCATGCCGGATTTTGTCCAGAACGGTGTGATCGATGATGCGAAAGGCATGCTCGGTTATGTCTCGGACAAAATGGCGATGGTGGATTCGGGTATTTCCGCAGCAGCCAGATTACTGCAGGGCGATATTTCTGTTTTGCTGCCACCGCCTTCATCGGGCAAAGGCTTCATTGAGCAATTGCAGACGATGTGGCGTGCGGGAAACCGTCTCTCCGGGAATGCCAGCGACCTCTACACCATGATCAAGAATTTCTCCGGCATCACACTAGGGAGTGACCTTGCCCCTCGTGGCGTCTGGAAAACGGACAGCAAGTCGACCCGTAACCGCACGCAGCAGAGCAATGTTGTTTCCAGCGCGATCAGAACCACCGCCATCAGCGAAGCGGCTTATACCGTCACCAATTTACCCACAGCTTCAACGCCATCACGGAATGTCTCTCAGCAGGCCGTTGGCTGGCCGAGTGTGACGCACCCTGCGCTGAATAATGCCCCGGACGAAACAGCCTCTGTCGATGTTCCTTCATGGGATGAGCTGGTGGATATCCGTGACACGCTGAACACCGCCATCGATAAAGAGTTATCCCGAACAACGGATGACCGTCTGTTTCTGGCGCTTCGCCGGGTGAAGTCCGATCTCAACAACGACATTAAAACTCGCCTGGTACAGACACAAAAAACGGTTGAGCGCACACCGGATGACGTGTTGCCTGCGCTGGTGCTGGCCGCCAACTGGTTTGATGACGCGTCGCGTGAATCCGACATTGTCAGGCGTAACGCCGTGGCTCATCCCGGCTTTGTTCCGGTGTCACCACTGAGGGTTCCCGTACGATGA
- a CDS encoding phage major capsid protein: protein MKLHELKQKRNTIATDMRALNDKIGDTTWTEEQRTQWNAAKSELDALDVRIAREDELRRQDQDYVDENEKENRHQQNNDPANPDAKAGERRAAAFDRFLRHGFSELSAEERQAVKELRAQGTSPDAKGGYTVPTQMLNKIVDSMKAYGGIASVAQILNTSTGQDITWSTSDGTAEEGELLGENTETTDEDVTFGTAVLGAKKLSSKIIKVSNELLQDSGVDIEAYLASRIGQRIGRGEAKYLVQGTGAGAPVQPKGLVASVTGTVNTAAAAAFTWQEMNKLKHAIDPAYRSGPKFRWAFNDSTLQVIEEMVDDQKRPLWLPDVVGGTPATILNIPYVIDQAIDGIAAGKKFAFLGDFDRFIVRRVAYMTLKRLVERYAEYDQTAFLAFHRFDCVLEDTAAIKALVGKPA from the coding sequence ATGAAATTGCACGAACTGAAGCAAAAACGTAACACCATCGCCACTGATATGCGCGCACTGAACGATAAAATTGGCGATACGACATGGACTGAAGAGCAGCGCACTCAGTGGAATGCTGCAAAGTCGGAGCTGGACGCGCTTGATGTGCGCATTGCCCGTGAAGACGAGCTGCGCCGTCAGGATCAGGACTACGTTGACGAAAATGAAAAGGAAAATCGTCATCAGCAGAATAACGACCCTGCGAACCCCGATGCGAAAGCAGGTGAACGTCGCGCTGCCGCATTTGATCGCTTCCTTCGCCACGGCTTCAGCGAGCTGAGTGCGGAAGAGCGCCAGGCTGTAAAAGAGTTGCGTGCTCAGGGAACGTCACCTGATGCGAAGGGTGGCTACACCGTACCAACACAAATGCTGAATAAAATTGTCGACTCCATGAAAGCCTATGGTGGTATCGCCAGCGTTGCTCAAATCCTCAATACCTCAACCGGCCAGGATATCACCTGGTCAACGTCAGATGGCACGGCGGAAGAGGGCGAACTGTTGGGTGAAAACACAGAAACCACCGATGAAGATGTGACGTTCGGCACCGCCGTCCTGGGTGCTAAAAAGCTGTCATCCAAAATCATCAAAGTTTCTAACGAGCTGCTACAGGACAGCGGCGTGGATATTGAAGCATATCTTGCATCGCGTATCGGTCAGCGTATTGGTCGGGGTGAAGCTAAATATCTGGTGCAGGGCACCGGGGCAGGCGCACCGGTACAGCCAAAAGGCCTGGTTGCTTCCGTAACCGGAACGGTAAACACGGCTGCTGCAGCTGCGTTCACCTGGCAGGAAATGAATAAGCTGAAACATGCGATCGATCCGGCGTATCGCAGTGGGCCAAAATTCCGCTGGGCGTTCAACGATTCAACTCTTCAGGTTATTGAAGAGATGGTCGATGACCAGAAGCGTCCGCTCTGGCTCCCTGACGTAGTCGGCGGTACTCCAGCCACGATCCTTAACATTCCTTACGTCATTGATCAGGCGATTGATGGTATTGCGGCGGGTAAAAAATTCGCCTTCCTGGGTGATTTTGATCGCTTCATTGTCCGTCGCGTTGCCTACATGACACTGAAACGTCTGGTAGAGCGTTACGCGGAATATGATCAGACCGCGTTCCTGGCATTCCATCGCTTCGATTGCGTTCTGGAAGATACTGCAGCCATCAAAGCGCTGGTGGGCAAGCCAGCATAA
- a CDS encoding phage head closure protein, with amino-acid sequence MKLRQAQTSATYLLPDPGELDKRVQLRKRVDVPTADYGTEPEYPVSFYAWAKIVQTSATTYQETAQTDNAITHYITLRWRSNITSDFEVVNGDEVYRVKRARDLNSKRRFLLLECTDLGVETAATGGNGNGDSLFSR; translated from the coding sequence ATGAAACTCCGGCAGGCGCAAACCAGCGCGACCTATTTACTTCCCGATCCCGGCGAACTGGATAAGCGGGTACAGCTGCGTAAAAGGGTGGATGTTCCTACGGCTGATTATGGTACCGAACCTGAGTACCCGGTTTCATTCTATGCCTGGGCAAAGATAGTGCAGACCAGCGCAACCACTTACCAGGAAACAGCGCAGACCGACAATGCGATCACTCACTACATCACTCTTCGCTGGCGCAGCAACATCACGTCTGATTTTGAGGTGGTGAACGGTGATGAGGTGTACCGCGTTAAGCGGGCGCGTGACCTGAACAGTAAGCGGCGCTTCCTGCTTCTTGAGTGTACGGATCTGGGCGTTGAGACAGCAGCTACCGGAGGCAATGGTAATGGCGACTCCCTTTTTTCACGTTGA
- a CDS encoding phage GP46 family protein, translating to MELWLTVNGQQVSASSPLDPLTRAVVISLFTHRRADPDDNADVPMGWWGDTWPVVVNDRYGSKLWMLQRSKLTNALVNTVRTYLRDALQWMLDDGVVSRIDIDIQRTGINELGNHIVLWHRDGPVTLSFNDLWSAITHGGQ from the coding sequence ATGGAACTCTGGCTAACGGTAAACGGCCAGCAGGTCAGCGCCAGTTCACCGCTCGACCCGCTCACCCGCGCCGTGGTGATTTCCCTGTTTACTCACCGCCGCGCCGATCCTGATGACAACGCTGATGTGCCTATGGGCTGGTGGGGTGACACCTGGCCTGTGGTGGTAAACGACCGCTACGGCTCAAAGCTGTGGATGTTACAGCGAAGCAAACTGACAAACGCGCTGGTAAATACGGTGCGTACTTATCTGCGCGATGCGCTGCAGTGGATGCTCGACGATGGAGTGGTTTCACGTATCGACATCGATATTCAGCGCACCGGCATCAATGAACTCGGTAATCACATCGTGCTCTGGCACCGTGACGGCCCTGTGACTTTATCCTTTAACGACTTATGGAGCGCGATCACTCATGGCGGACAGTGA
- a CDS encoding head-tail connector protein, which produces MLLELSEIKRQLRLEDDYTEEDELLNMIGSAVEARTVTFLNRTLYETSVPGDDPDGLVMTDDIRMGMLLLATHFYENRSSVSEVEKTEMPQSYNWLIGPYRFIPL; this is translated from the coding sequence ATGCTGCTTGAACTGAGTGAAATTAAGCGACAGCTACGGCTGGAGGATGATTATACCGAAGAAGACGAGCTGCTGAATATGATTGGCAGTGCCGTCGAGGCCCGAACGGTGACATTCCTGAATCGTACTCTGTATGAAACAAGTGTACCCGGTGACGATCCTGATGGTCTGGTCATGACGGATGACATACGAATGGGGATGCTGCTGCTGGCCACTCATTTCTATGAGAATCGCTCGTCAGTCTCTGAGGTTGAAAAGACGGAAATGCCGCAGTCATATAACTGGCTTATTGGCCCCTATCGGTTTATCCCGCTATGA
- a CDS encoding phage tail assembly protein: MKELELQHPVTAHGETVRVLEFNEPTGKDVRELGYPYQMNQDESIKLQAHIIAKYIVKLASVPLSTVDQMSPADLNSAGWLVAGFFLQS; the protein is encoded by the coding sequence ATGAAAGAGCTTGAACTGCAACACCCGGTCACCGCGCATGGTGAAACGGTCCGCGTTCTGGAATTTAACGAGCCGACAGGTAAAGACGTTCGTGAGCTGGGTTATCCCTATCAGATGAACCAGGACGAGTCGATCAAACTGCAGGCGCATATTATTGCGAAGTACATCGTGAAACTGGCAAGCGTGCCGTTGAGCACAGTTGACCAGATGTCTCCTGCTGATCTCAATTCTGCCGGCTGGCTGGTGGCGGGTTTTTTCCTCCAGAGTTAA
- a CDS encoding HK97 family phage prohead protease, producing the protein MSERETRCYSGEVRAEQQGEQPTHIIGYGSVFNSRSEPLWGFREIIKPGAFDDVLGDDIRGLFNHDPNFILGRSASGTLTVSVDDKGLRYDIVAPDTQTIRDLVLEPMKRGDITQSSFAFRIAHDGENWYQDDEGIVIREINRFSRLFDVSPVTYPAYQEADSGIRSMKAWQEARDSGALAQAINQRIGRERLLTLLNA; encoded by the coding sequence ATGAGTGAACGCGAGACTCGCTGTTATAGCGGTGAAGTCCGTGCCGAACAGCAGGGGGAACAGCCCACGCACATTATCGGTTACGGGTCGGTTTTCAACAGCCGATCAGAACCGCTCTGGGGATTCCGTGAAATCATCAAGCCAGGCGCATTCGATGATGTGCTGGGTGATGATATTCGCGGCCTGTTTAACCACGATCCCAACTTCATTCTGGGTCGCAGTGCTTCCGGCACGTTGACCGTGAGTGTCGATGATAAAGGGCTTCGCTATGACATCGTAGCTCCCGACACGCAAACCATTCGTGATCTGGTGCTGGAACCGATGAAGCGCGGCGATATCACTCAATCCTCGTTTGCCTTCCGTATCGCACACGACGGTGAAAACTGGTACCAGGATGACGAAGGCATTGTCATCCGTGAGATAAACCGTTTTTCACGCCTGTTTGATGTCAGCCCGGTGACATATCCGGCTTATCAGGAGGCGGATTCTGGCATTCGTTCCATGAAAGCCTGGCAGGAAGCGCGCGACAGCGGCGCGCTGGCGCAAGCCATTAATCAACGTATCGGGCGCGAGCGCCTGCTGACTCTTCTTAACGCGTAA
- a CDS encoding phage baseplate assembly protein V, which produces MGTMQNLQRQVLSLIGRAVVKSINAASKCQTVDVELLAGQKKAGIEHLEPYGFTSRAQSGAEAIILFPDGDRSHAVAIAVADRRYRMKGLKTGEVAIYDDLGQSVTLTRTGIVVDGGGKIITFKNAPKARFEMPIESTGQIKDLCDSSGQTMAAMRIAYNGHKHKENGNITDTPDTPMEA; this is translated from the coding sequence ATGGGAACGATGCAGAACCTTCAGCGCCAGGTGCTTAGCCTCATTGGTCGTGCGGTCGTGAAGAGCATCAATGCGGCCAGTAAATGCCAGACGGTAGATGTTGAGCTGCTGGCAGGGCAGAAGAAAGCCGGAATTGAGCATCTTGAACCCTACGGGTTTACGTCCCGCGCTCAGTCGGGTGCGGAAGCCATTATTTTGTTTCCTGATGGCGATCGCTCTCATGCCGTCGCGATAGCCGTTGCCGACAGACGTTACCGGATGAAGGGACTCAAAACCGGTGAGGTGGCTATTTACGACGATCTCGGTCAGTCAGTCACGCTGACGCGCACCGGAATTGTGGTGGATGGGGGAGGAAAAATCATTACGTTTAAAAATGCCCCGAAAGCGCGGTTCGAGATGCCGATTGAGTCAACCGGGCAGATTAAAGACCTGTGTGACTCTTCGGGCCAGACAATGGCGGCAATGCGAATTGCCTACAACGGGCACAAACACAAAGAGAACGGAAACATCACTGACACGCCTGATACACCGATGGAGGCATGA
- a CDS encoding DUF2635 domain-containing protein, which translates to MFVKPKDGRSVHDPARGDLLPATGRNVEPSQYWYRRENDGDIEVVKPSQGAAPDKKVSTK; encoded by the coding sequence ATGTTTGTGAAACCCAAAGACGGGCGGTCAGTTCATGATCCTGCCCGGGGCGACCTTTTGCCTGCAACAGGGCGAAATGTTGAACCAAGCCAGTACTGGTACCGTCGTGAAAACGACGGGGATATTGAGGTGGTGAAGCCATCTCAGGGCGCAGCACCGGACAAGAAGGTGAGCACTAAATGA
- a CDS encoding phage baseplate assembly protein produces the protein MNDNVTLRVNGREWGGWTSVRIGAGIERLARDFSVEITREWPGGDGSASLQPRVKNGDKVEVLIGDDLVVTGWVEATPVRYDARSVSTGISGRSLTADLIDCAAEPTQFNGQSLVQVASALAKPFGISVINSGAPAATIPGVQPDHGETVIEVLNKMLGQQQALAYDDPKGRLVIGGIGSTRVHTALVLGQNILSCDTEKSIRERFSTYQVSGQRAGNDDDFGAATTTALRAKTTDASIGRYRPMAVQQTGQATGASCIARAEFEARQRAARTDETTYTVWGWRQGDGTLWQPNQRVIVYDPVCGFNNREMLISEVSFTKDNNGTLTELRVGPPDAYLPEPEDEKAKGGKKRKVKEDPF, from the coding sequence ATGAACGATAACGTAACGCTCAGGGTTAACGGTCGCGAGTGGGGCGGCTGGACGTCGGTGCGTATTGGCGCAGGCATTGAACGACTGGCGCGGGATTTCAGTGTGGAAATTACCCGTGAATGGCCTGGTGGTGATGGTTCTGCATCACTGCAACCCCGCGTCAAAAACGGCGACAAGGTTGAGGTGCTGATTGGTGATGATCTTGTTGTCACCGGATGGGTGGAGGCGACGCCTGTCCGATACGATGCGCGTTCTGTCAGTACCGGCATTAGCGGTCGAAGCCTGACCGCTGACCTTATCGACTGTGCTGCAGAGCCTACCCAGTTCAACGGGCAGTCACTGGTTCAGGTGGCATCAGCGCTGGCAAAGCCTTTTGGTATTTCGGTCATCAATTCCGGCGCACCAGCAGCAACCATCCCCGGCGTTCAGCCTGACCACGGCGAAACTGTTATTGAGGTACTGAACAAAATGCTCGGTCAGCAGCAGGCGCTGGCCTATGACGATCCAAAAGGACGGCTGGTTATTGGCGGCATCGGCAGCACCCGCGTGCATACCGCGCTGGTGCTGGGGCAAAATATCCTCTCCTGCGATACCGAAAAGAGCATTCGCGAGCGTTTTTCAACGTACCAGGTTTCCGGCCAGCGCGCCGGGAACGACGACGATTTTGGCGCGGCCACCACCACGGCGTTACGGGCTAAAACCACTGACGCCTCGATTGGCCGCTATCGCCCGATGGCGGTTCAGCAAACAGGGCAGGCTACCGGTGCGAGCTGTATAGCGCGTGCCGAGTTTGAAGCCCGACAGCGCGCGGCGCGCACTGATGAAACCACTTACACCGTATGGGGCTGGCGGCAGGGTGACGGGACGTTGTGGCAGCCCAATCAGCGCGTCATCGTTTACGATCCGGTTTGCGGTTTCAATAACCGTGAAATGCTTATCTCTGAAGTTTCATTTACCAAAGACAATAACGGTACGCTGACAGAGCTGCGTGTAGGACCGCCTGATGCCTACCTTCCGGAGCCGGAAGACGAGAAAGCGAAGGGCGGGAAAAAACGCAAAGTGAAGGAGGACCCATTCTGA
- a CDS encoding phage tail tube protein: MARIGGTCYFKIDGQQLSLTGGIEVPMNKTVNDDIIGLDGSVDRKETHRAPYTKGTFKVPKDFPISKITTSDQMTITSELANGQVYVLSSAWLHGEANHNAEEGTTDLEFHGEEGDYQ; encoded by the coding sequence ATGGCGCGTATTGGTGGTACCTGTTATTTCAAAATTGACGGTCAGCAGCTCTCGCTGACCGGTGGCATTGAGGTGCCGATGAACAAGACGGTTAATGATGACATCATTGGCCTGGATGGTTCCGTGGATCGTAAAGAGACTCACCGTGCGCCATACACCAAAGGCACCTTCAAAGTTCCTAAGGATTTTCCAATCAGCAAAATCACCACATCAGATCAGATGACAATTACTTCAGAACTGGCGAATGGTCAGGTCTATGTGTTGTCGTCTGCCTGGCTACACGGTGAAGCAAATCATAACGCTGAAGAAGGCACGACAGATCTTGAATTCCACGGTGAAGAAGGGGATTACCAGTAA
- a CDS encoding phage tail sheath subtilisin-like domain-containing protein, giving the protein MTVSMNTIPSDLRVPLFYAEMDNSAANTAQTSAPSLLIGHVNTGAAIATNQLVFMPSKDYAIQQCGAGSQLARMVEAYRLVDPFGELWVVAVPDTGTAATFTLTVTGSATESGVVSLYIGRRRIQASVTTGDDVTAVASAISAAITADGQTPFTAASAAGVVTLTSRHKGTWANDIPIALNYYGFSGGEKLPAGVLIAIASGVAGAGAPLLTGTIAAMGDEPFDYIGHPFNDTASMNTFTLEMNDTSGRWSWLRQIYGHVYTAKIAAVSDLITVGDMFNDPHVTLAGYEKTVQSNPDELAASRTARAAVFLRIDPARPTQTGELTGMLPPPTGKRFIRSEQQSLLTHGIATAYAEGGVLRVQRDITTYKKNAYGVADNSYLDSETLHTSAYVLRRLKTVITSKYGRHKLADDGTRFGPGQAIVTPAVIKGELLATYRQMERAGIVENYDLFKQHLIVERDVNDPSRINVLYPPDYVNQLRVFALLNQFRLQYQEESA; this is encoded by the coding sequence ATGACCGTCTCCATGAATACTATTCCGTCTGATCTTCGCGTCCCGCTGTTTTATGCCGAGATGGATAACAGCGCGGCGAATACGGCGCAGACCAGCGCCCCTTCGTTACTGATTGGTCATGTAAACACTGGCGCAGCTATTGCGACTAACCAGCTGGTTTTCATGCCATCAAAGGATTACGCCATTCAGCAGTGTGGCGCTGGCAGTCAGCTGGCGCGCATGGTTGAAGCCTATCGTCTCGTCGATCCCTTTGGCGAACTGTGGGTGGTTGCGGTTCCTGACACCGGGACGGCCGCAACGTTTACCCTGACCGTTACTGGGTCGGCAACGGAGTCTGGCGTTGTCAGCCTGTATATTGGCCGCCGTCGTATTCAGGCCAGTGTGACAACGGGCGACGACGTTACAGCCGTTGCATCCGCTATCTCTGCTGCCATCACTGCTGACGGACAGACGCCATTTACCGCTGCATCGGCAGCAGGTGTCGTCACGCTTACATCGCGCCATAAAGGCACCTGGGCGAACGACATTCCTATTGCGCTGAACTATTACGGTTTCAGCGGTGGCGAAAAACTCCCGGCTGGCGTGCTGATCGCCATTGCATCTGGTGTGGCGGGTGCTGGCGCGCCATTGCTGACGGGCACGATTGCTGCGATGGGTGACGAGCCTTTCGACTATATCGGTCACCCGTTCAACGACACCGCGTCCATGAACACCTTCACGCTGGAAATGAATGATACCAGCGGGCGCTGGAGCTGGTTACGCCAGATTTACGGCCACGTCTACACGGCAAAAATTGCTGCTGTCAGCGACCTGATCACCGTGGGCGACATGTTCAACGATCCGCACGTCACGCTGGCAGGTTACGAAAAAACGGTTCAGTCGAACCCGGATGAGCTGGCCGCCAGTCGAACGGCTCGCGCAGCAGTGTTCCTGCGTATCGACCCGGCGCGCCCGACACAAACGGGTGAGTTGACGGGCATGCTCCCGCCGCCAACGGGCAAGCGCTTTATTCGCTCCGAGCAGCAGTCACTGCTGACGCACGGTATTGCGACCGCGTATGCCGAGGGCGGCGTTTTGCGTGTGCAGCGCGATATCACCACCTATAAAAAGAATGCGTATGGCGTTGCGGATAACAGCTATCTCGACAGCGAGACGCTGCATACCAGTGCTTACGTGCTGCGCCGTCTGAAAACGGTGATTACCAGTAAGTATGGTCGCCACAAACTGGCGGATGATGGAACGCGCTTTGGCCCAGGTCAGGCCATTGTGACGCCTGCGGTGATCAAGGGTGAGCTTCTGGCCACTTACCGCCAGATGGAACGTGCTGGCATCGTCGAAAACTACGATCTGTTTAAGCAGCACCTGATCGTAGAGCGAGACGTAAACGACCCGTCACGTATCAACGTGCTTTACCCGCCTGATTACGTTAACCAGCTGCGCGTCTTTGCACTGCTTAATCAGTTCCGTCTTCAGTACCAAGAGGAGTCCGCATAA